The proteins below are encoded in one region of Candidatus Tanganyikabacteria bacterium:
- a CDS encoding glutathione S-transferase N-terminal domain-containing protein codes for MTLYQYEGCGYCRMVRQKMSELLLTYVNVNVPVDRRSRTEVMAVSGQDTVPVLVDGEVVLSDEDDILEYLENTYGTPRV; via the coding sequence ATGACGCTCTACCAGTACGAGGGTTGCGGGTACTGCCGCATGGTCCGGCAGAAGATGTCCGAGTTGCTGCTGACGTACGTCAACGTCAACGTTCCCGTCGATCGCAGGTCCCGAACCGAAGTGATGGCGGTCTCCGGGCAGGACACCGTCCCGGTCCTGGTAGACGGCGAGGTCGTATTGAGCGACGAAGACGACATCCTGGAGTACCTGGAAAACACGTACGGAACGCCGCGTGTTTAG